In a genomic window of Pedobacter sp. KBS0701:
- a CDS encoding transposase, which yields MSDQYQARDPEGIYFLTFTIVDWVDIFTRSSYKEIIINSLKHCQSNKGLTLYAYCMMTNHIHLIASASGDVKLFEIIRDFKKFTNRAIIKEITSGNESRKKWLLNKFEFAGKYLTRIENYKVWQDGYHAIELISRDFTFQKLNYIHQNPVRAGIVSEPEHYIYSSATNYHGLRGLIEIELLDID from the coding sequence ATGTCAGATCAATACCAAGCAAGAGATCCGGAAGGCATCTATTTTTTAACTTTTACGATTGTAGATTGGGTAGATATATTCACCCGATCATCGTATAAAGAAATTATTATTAATTCACTAAAACACTGCCAATCCAACAAAGGGTTAACACTTTACGCCTATTGCATGATGACCAACCACATACATCTCATTGCCTCTGCGAGTGGAGATGTAAAGCTTTTTGAAATTATTAGAGATTTTAAAAAGTTTACGAATAGGGCGATTATCAAAGAGATTACTTCAGGAAATGAAAGCAGGAAAAAGTGGCTGCTAAATAAATTTGAATTTGCAGGTAAATACTTGACAAGAATTGAGAATTATAAGGTTTGGCAAGATGGTTACCATGCTATTGAATTAATCAGTCGAGATTTTACATTTCAAAAGCTAAATTACATTCATCAAAATCCAGTTAGAGCTGGAATTGTATCAGAGCCCGAACATTATATTTATAGTTCCGCGACTAATTATCATGGGCTTAGAGGACTAATAGAAATTGAATTACTAGACATTGATTAA
- a CDS encoding DUF2723 domain-containing protein — protein MNYSKVNNIVGWICFLIATLTYVLTLEPSASFWDCGEFIASAFRMQVVHQPGAPLFLMIQRFFSIFAAGDLTKIAYWMNVGSAVSSGATILFLFWTITALAKKTVLKAGEGLTTGKLISIMGAGAVGALAYTFSDSFWFSAVESEVYAQSSLFTAIVFWAILKWEAHADEPRADRWLLFIAYIMGLSIGIHLLNLLTIPALAFIYYFKRTDKATTAGIFKTLIVGILILAVIQYGIIQYLVSFGAYFDLFFVNTLGLGFGTGVLFFAILLIGALVWGIRYSIKHQKKLLNLGLISTVLIIFGYASFSMIIIRAKADPNLNNSAPKDAFSFLSYLNREQYGDRPLGYGPNYNSERTGVTEGKTIWRKGKDKYEVAGKKTDYEYSNNTLLPRMYSDDPKHASFYKEWMHLDDSKHPNLVDNVGFLASYQIGYMYMRYFFWNFVGRQNDEQGQGSGFEGEWISGIKPFDSWLRGDQSHLPPSTVDNKAYNRFFFLPLIMGIIGALWHFKRNQKDAGVVALLFFFTGIAIVLYLNQKPLEPRERDYAYVGSFYAFAIWIGLGALAIKEWLFKKLTPTAGAIGATVIGLLAAPVIMAEQGWDDHDRSTKLVPHDIALDYLQSCAPNAILFTYGDNDTYPLWYIQEVENVRPDVRIVNLSLFDTDWYINGLRQKQNESAPLPITMKPEQYVQGERDVMPYDDYKIAGNVELKNVVDLLLSNDESDKVAMQDGSKSNFLPTKNLKITVDPQQVISTGTLPAADASKITTTMDWKFNKGYVTKGTLAMFDILAHNNWKRPIYFASTVPSEQYNGLDKYLYNEGLAMRLLPLKADTTASEDRPEQLNTPVLYNNVMTKFKWGNMKTAKYLDPQSSDDTFIFTNIFSSLTNSLIKEGKIAEAKKVVDKYFAVMPDKFFGIRTVVVKFYMAENLYKLGETARANDILDKSGDYINKELNYLADISQSKGLTGSQNIQTGLYYLDRMIKTSKAAGQDKLSEKLQKTFNNLEGRLSMFFPQQSPQ, from the coding sequence ATGAATTATTCAAAAGTTAATAATATAGTAGGCTGGATCTGCTTTTTAATTGCTACACTAACTTACGTTTTAACCTTAGAGCCTTCTGCCAGTTTTTGGGATTGCGGTGAATTTATCGCATCGGCATTTAGAATGCAGGTTGTTCACCAGCCTGGTGCGCCTTTATTCTTAATGATCCAACGTTTCTTCTCCATTTTTGCAGCTGGAGATTTAACCAAAATTGCTTACTGGATGAACGTAGGCTCGGCTGTTTCAAGCGGGGCAACTATCTTATTTTTATTTTGGACCATCACTGCATTGGCTAAAAAAACGGTGTTAAAAGCTGGTGAAGGATTAACAACCGGTAAATTGATCAGTATTATGGGTGCGGGTGCCGTTGGTGCTCTGGCTTATACTTTCTCTGATAGTTTCTGGTTTTCGGCTGTAGAATCAGAGGTTTATGCGCAATCCTCTTTATTCACAGCCATTGTATTCTGGGCTATCCTTAAATGGGAAGCGCATGCCGATGAGCCACGCGCCGATCGTTGGTTACTGTTTATCGCCTATATTATGGGTTTATCAATCGGTATCCACTTGTTAAACTTATTAACCATCCCGGCACTTGCTTTTATTTATTATTTCAAAAGAACAGATAAAGCAACCACAGCAGGTATATTCAAAACACTTATTGTTGGTATCTTAATTTTAGCAGTAATCCAATATGGTATTATCCAATACCTGGTTTCGTTCGGTGCGTATTTCGATCTGTTCTTTGTAAATACATTAGGTCTTGGTTTTGGAACCGGCGTTTTATTCTTCGCCATTTTATTAATCGGTGCCCTGGTTTGGGGGATCCGTTATTCGATCAAGCATCAAAAGAAATTATTAAACTTAGGTTTAATCTCTACCGTTTTAATCATTTTCGGTTATGCATCCTTCTCGATGATCATCATCAGGGCAAAAGCAGATCCGAATTTAAATAACAGTGCACCTAAAGATGCTTTCTCTTTCTTAAGTTACCTAAACCGTGAGCAATATGGCGATAGGCCATTGGGTTACGGTCCTAATTATAACTCTGAAAGAACAGGTGTAACAGAAGGTAAAACCATCTGGAGAAAAGGAAAAGACAAATACGAGGTAGCGGGTAAAAAAACCGATTACGAATACAGCAACAACACTTTATTGCCACGTATGTATAGCGACGACCCTAAACATGCCAGTTTTTATAAAGAGTGGATGCATTTGGATGATAGTAAACACCCGAATTTAGTTGATAATGTTGGCTTTTTGGCCAGCTACCAGATCGGCTACATGTATATGCGTTACTTTTTCTGGAATTTTGTTGGTCGCCAGAACGATGAACAAGGTCAGGGAAGCGGATTTGAAGGAGAATGGATTAGTGGTATTAAACCGTTTGATAGCTGGTTACGTGGAGATCAAAGTCATTTGCCACCATCAACAGTTGATAATAAAGCATACAATCGTTTCTTCTTTTTACCGTTGATTATGGGAATAATTGGCGCACTTTGGCACTTTAAACGCAACCAGAAAGATGCTGGCGTAGTGGCTTTGTTATTCTTTTTTACGGGTATCGCGATTGTATTATACTTAAACCAAAAGCCTCTGGAACCTCGTGAAAGGGATTATGCTTATGTAGGATCTTTTTATGCCTTTGCGATATGGATTGGGCTCGGGGCACTGGCCATTAAAGAGTGGTTGTTTAAAAAACTAACTCCAACTGCCGGTGCCATTGGTGCAACGGTTATCGGTTTATTGGCTGCTCCGGTAATTATGGCCGAGCAAGGATGGGATGACCATGACCGTTCTACGAAACTGGTTCCTCATGATATTGCTCTGGATTACTTACAATCCTGTGCACCAAATGCCATCCTATTTACTTACGGCGATAATGATACCTACCCGCTTTGGTATATCCAGGAGGTAGAGAATGTTCGCCCTGATGTTCGCATTGTAAACTTAAGTTTATTCGATACAGATTGGTACATCAATGGTTTAAGACAAAAACAAAATGAATCGGCTCCATTGCCAATTACCATGAAACCTGAACAATATGTACAGGGTGAAAGAGACGTAATGCCTTATGATGATTATAAAATTGCAGGTAATGTTGAGCTTAAAAATGTAGTTGATTTATTGTTATCAAACGATGAGAGTGATAAAGTAGCCATGCAAGATGGATCGAAATCTAATTTCCTACCAACTAAAAACCTTAAAATTACAGTAGATCCACAGCAAGTAATCAGCACAGGAACATTGCCTGCAGCTGATGCTTCAAAAATTACCACCACAATGGATTGGAAATTCAATAAAGGTTATGTTACTAAAGGGACTTTGGCCATGTTCGATATCCTTGCACATAACAACTGGAAACGTCCGATTTATTTCGCTTCTACTGTACCTTCTGAGCAATATAATGGCTTGGATAAGTATTTATACAATGAAGGTTTGGCCATGCGTTTATTACCGCTTAAAGCTGATACAACTGCATCTGAAGATAGACCAGAGCAATTGAATACCCCTGTTTTATACAATAATGTGATGACTAAATTTAAGTGGGGAAATATGAAAACTGCTAAATATTTAGATCCGCAATCATCAGATGATACTTTCATTTTTACCAATATCTTCAGTAGCTTAACCAACAGCTTGATTAAAGAAGGTAAAATTGCTGAAGCTAAAAAAGTAGTAGATAAATATTTCGCGGTAATGCCTGATAAATTCTTCGGCATCCGTACCGTTGTAGTGAAATTCTATATGGCTGAAAACTTATATAAACTAGGTGAAACTGCCAGGGCGAATGATATTTTAGACAAATCCGGCGATTATATCAATAAGGAATTAAACTACCTGGCTGATATTTCACAATCAAAAGGTTTAACCGGATCGCAGAATATTCAAACCGGCTTATATTATCTGGACCGAATGATTAAAACCAGTAAAGCTGCAGGTCAGGATAAGTTGAGCGAGAAGCTGCAGAAAACATTCAACAACCTCGAAGGCCGTTTATCAATGTTCTTCCCACAACAAAGCCCGCAGTAA
- a CDS encoding DUF2723 domain-containing protein, with protein sequence MNYSRINTIGGWLCFSVAALTYILTLDQSVSFWDCGEFISSAFRMEVVHQPGAPIVSMIQRLFSALAFGDKTKVAYFVNIASALASAGTILFLFWTITALAKKTVIKKGEEISKQQIIGIMGAGLVGALAYAFSDSFWFSAVEAEVYAMSSLCSAIVFWGILKWESQADEPKADRWLLFVAYIMGLSIGVHILNLLTIPALIFVYYFKKNPSPSWQGVLKIFFVSIAALAVVQFGIIQYVVSLAASFDYFFVNSMNLGFGSGILFFAVLLIGSLVYGIRYSILKNKRALNLILLFTVLLLFGYSSFALLVIRAQAKPNLNNYNVDNVFSLSRYLGRDQYGDRPLLYGENYNSEKIDIKETGKVIRKGDKKYEPAGTKSAYVFADKTLMPRMYSDKPEHVRFYKSYMGFDDAHKPTLIDNLKYLFSFQTGQMYMRYFMWNFVGRQDNEDGQFGGKDGNWLSGIKPVDAIRLGSQKNLPPSIVENKAYNRFFFLPLIIGLIGAVWHFKRNQKDAGIIGLLFIFTGIAIVVYLNSVPIEPRERDYAYVGSFYAFAIWIGLGVFGLKDFIFKKLTPVRASIFASVIALLGAPIIMANQGWDDHDRSDSHVARDMSVNYLKSCAPNAILFTYGDNDTYPVWYAQEVENVRPDVRVVNLSLFTADWYIDGMRRKQNESAPLPITLKPEQYVEGTRDIMYYQDYKIAQHIELQQILDVLLSDHDEDKVTMNDGSKYNVLPTKNLKLAVSPQQVLDTGTIPKEDAGKIASSMEWTFNQNYVTKGTLALFDILAHNNWERPIYFTGAMPDEQYVGLNKYLYSEGLNKRLLPLKPDTAITEDYERINIKPLYNNLMNVYGFGNIKNANHLDRQSADDVTMLSNMFNGLLNGMINEGKIAESKKVADKYVAVIPSKFYSMRQVMSTYYFTESLYRLNDLNRANAMIKKTADYVGKELTHLADVSESKNQLSSEQDVRFYLSYLGQMVKLTEVFKQAALSKSLEKQYNDLIVRFTPFAAG encoded by the coding sequence ATGAATTACTCAAGGATCAACACCATTGGAGGCTGGCTCTGTTTTAGCGTTGCCGCACTCACGTACATCTTAACTTTAGATCAATCCGTAAGTTTCTGGGATTGTGGGGAATTCATCTCCTCAGCTTTCCGTATGGAGGTCGTGCATCAGCCTGGAGCACCCATTGTTTCTATGATCCAGAGATTATTCTCTGCCCTGGCTTTTGGCGATAAAACTAAAGTAGCCTATTTTGTTAATATTGCTTCGGCCCTTGCAAGCGCAGGAACGATTTTGTTTTTATTCTGGACCATTACCGCTTTGGCAAAGAAAACAGTGATTAAAAAAGGGGAAGAAATCAGCAAACAGCAAATCATTGGCATTATGGGTGCCGGCCTGGTTGGCGCGCTGGCTTATGCTTTTTCTGATAGTTTCTGGTTTTCGGCAGTAGAGGCTGAGGTTTATGCCATGTCATCGCTTTGCAGCGCCATCGTATTTTGGGGTATCTTAAAATGGGAATCGCAGGCTGATGAACCAAAAGCAGACAGATGGTTACTTTTTGTAGCCTATATTATGGGACTTTCTATCGGCGTGCATATTTTAAACCTGCTTACCATTCCTGCATTAATATTTGTTTATTATTTTAAAAAGAATCCATCGCCAAGCTGGCAAGGTGTTCTAAAAATATTTTTTGTTTCCATCGCAGCTTTAGCTGTGGTGCAATTTGGTATCATCCAATACGTGGTATCGCTTGCAGCAAGCTTCGATTACTTTTTTGTAAATTCCATGAACCTTGGCTTTGGTTCGGGGATATTATTTTTTGCTGTTTTATTGATCGGAAGCTTAGTTTATGGTATCCGTTATTCCATCCTTAAAAACAAAAGGGCTTTAAACCTGATCCTGTTATTCACTGTATTACTTTTATTTGGATACAGTTCTTTTGCGTTATTAGTTATCAGAGCACAGGCCAAACCTAACCTGAACAATTATAACGTGGATAATGTATTCTCGCTTTCGAGGTACCTGGGCCGCGACCAATATGGCGACAGGCCTTTACTTTATGGGGAGAATTACAATTCAGAAAAAATCGACATTAAAGAAACGGGCAAAGTTATCCGTAAAGGCGACAAAAAATACGAACCGGCGGGAACAAAATCAGCCTATGTTTTTGCCGATAAGACTTTAATGCCACGGATGTACAGTGATAAACCTGAACATGTGAGGTTTTACAAAAGTTATATGGGTTTTGATGATGCACATAAACCTACACTTATCGATAATTTAAAATATCTGTTCTCTTTCCAGACCGGACAGATGTATATGCGTTATTTTATGTGGAATTTTGTAGGCCGGCAGGATAACGAAGATGGACAGTTTGGCGGAAAAGATGGCAATTGGCTAAGTGGCATTAAACCAGTAGACGCCATCAGGCTTGGCAGTCAAAAAAATCTGCCGCCGTCTATTGTAGAGAATAAAGCCTATAACAGGTTTTTCTTTTTACCTTTAATCATCGGTTTAATTGGTGCAGTTTGGCACTTTAAACGCAACCAAAAAGATGCCGGCATTATCGGTTTATTATTCATTTTTACCGGAATTGCGATTGTTGTTTACTTAAATTCTGTACCGATTGAGCCCCGCGAAAGGGATTATGCTTATGTAGGCTCATTTTATGCCTTCGCCATCTGGATAGGGTTAGGTGTATTTGGATTAAAAGACTTTATTTTCAAAAAACTAACACCTGTACGTGCAAGTATCTTTGCTTCGGTTATTGCTTTGCTCGGTGCACCAATTATTATGGCCAACCAGGGCTGGGACGATCACGACCGTTCTGATAGCCATGTAGCCAGGGATATGTCAGTCAATTACCTTAAATCATGTGCGCCCAATGCCATTTTATTTACTTACGGCGATAACGACACCTACCCTGTTTGGTATGCGCAGGAAGTGGAAAATGTACGTCCGGATGTGCGGGTGGTAAACCTGAGTTTATTTACTGCCGATTGGTATATCGATGGCATGCGCAGAAAGCAAAATGAATCGGCACCACTTCCTATCACCCTAAAACCTGAGCAATATGTTGAAGGGACGAGGGACATTATGTATTACCAGGATTATAAGATTGCACAACATATCGAATTACAGCAAATTTTGGATGTACTCCTCTCCGATCACGATGAAGATAAGGTAACCATGAACGATGGCTCGAAATACAATGTATTACCGACTAAGAATCTGAAACTTGCGGTAAGTCCACAACAGGTTTTGGATACAGGTACGATACCCAAAGAAGATGCAGGCAAAATTGCGAGCAGCATGGAATGGACATTTAACCAAAATTACGTAACCAAAGGTACACTGGCTTTATTTGATATTTTGGCGCATAACAACTGGGAACGGCCGATTTATTTTACCGGAGCCATGCCAGATGAGCAATACGTAGGATTGAACAAATACCTTTATTCGGAAGGATTGAACAAAAGGCTGCTTCCATTAAAACCCGATACAGCCATTACAGAAGATTATGAGCGCATCAACATTAAACCTTTGTATAACAACCTGATGAATGTGTATGGTTTTGGTAATATCAAAAATGCCAATCATTTAGACAGGCAATCTGCTGATGATGTAACCATGTTATCGAATATGTTTAATGGTTTATTAAACGGCATGATCAACGAAGGCAAAATTGCGGAGAGCAAAAAAGTAGCGGACAAGTATGTTGCGGTAATCCCATCTAAATTTTACAGTATGCGCCAGGTAATGAGCACTTATTATTTTACCGAAAGCCTGTATCGGTTAAATGATTTAAATCGTGCCAATGCAATGATCAAAAAAACGGCCGATTATGTGGGCAAGGAACTCACCCACCTGGCCGATGTTTCAGAGAGCAAAAATCAGCTGTCATCAGAACAGGATGTACGTTTCTATCTTAGTTATTTAGGGCAAATGGTAAAATTAACAGAGGTATTTAAACAAGCAGCACTGAGCAAAAGCCTTGAGAAACAATACAACGACCTGATTGTAAGGTTTACCCCGTTTGCCGCAGGATAG
- a CDS encoding ribose-phosphate pyrophosphokinase, with amino-acid sequence MPLQFNPVKLFSGTGSKGLSLKIAEHYGKPLGSVTIHKFSDGEFQPSFDESIRGSDVFLIQSTYQPSDNLMELLLMVDAAKRASAHYITAVVPYYGLARQDRKDKPRVAIGAKLVANLLKSAGIHRIMTMDLHAAQIQGFFDIPVDHLDGSVIFVPYIKSLGLKNLTIASPDMGGSYRARTFAKFFNAEVIICDKRRKRANEIESMSIIGDVTGQDVVLIDDICDTAGTLSKAAALIMENGAASVRAVCTHAVLSGKAIETVENSVLTELIVTDTIPLRQESPKIRVLSTASLFARAIANVNEHGSISDLFRV; translated from the coding sequence ATGCCATTGCAGTTTAACCCGGTAAAGCTTTTTTCCGGAACAGGTTCTAAGGGATTATCACTTAAGATTGCCGAGCACTACGGCAAGCCACTTGGTAGCGTCACCATTCACAAATTCAGTGATGGAGAGTTTCAGCCTTCCTTTGATGAGTCAATCCGTGGTAGTGATGTTTTTCTAATCCAGTCAACTTATCAGCCCAGCGATAATTTAATGGAGCTTTTGCTAATGGTTGATGCAGCTAAAAGAGCATCAGCACATTATATTACAGCAGTGGTTCCTTATTATGGTTTAGCCCGTCAGGATAGAAAAGACAAACCGCGTGTAGCAATCGGTGCCAAATTGGTGGCTAACTTATTGAAATCAGCAGGTATTCACCGTATTATGACGATGGATTTACATGCTGCACAGATACAGGGTTTCTTTGATATTCCGGTTGATCACTTAGACGGATCGGTAATCTTTGTGCCTTATATCAAAAGCTTAGGCTTAAAAAACTTAACCATTGCATCGCCAGATATGGGCGGTTCTTACAGGGCGCGTACTTTTGCCAAGTTTTTTAACGCTGAGGTAATTATTTGTGATAAACGCCGTAAGCGTGCCAACGAAATCGAATCAATGTCGATTATTGGTGATGTAACCGGACAGGATGTTGTATTGATCGATGATATCTGCGATACTGCCGGTACCTTATCAAAAGCTGCGGCTTTGATTATGGAAAACGGTGCAGCAAGTGTAAGAGCGGTTTGTACACATGCTGTTTTATCAGGAAAAGCAATCGAAACCGTAGAAAATTCGGTATTGACAGAGCTGATTGTTACGGATACGATTCCACTAAGACAGGAGAGTCCGAAAATAAGAGTGCTAAGTACAGCCAGTTTATTTGCAAGGGCAATTGCCAATGTAAACGAACACGGGTCAATTAGTGATCTGTTTAGAGTGTAG
- a CDS encoding 50S ribosomal protein L25/general stress protein Ctc, with the protein MKTIAISGSPRENVGKRDAKELRYEGKVPAVLYGGKEQQHLAVVIADLRDVIYTPEVNFVEIDVNGTKTKAIVKDTQYHPLTDVLMHIDFLQLFDEKEIVMEIPVKLTGTSPGVKMGGKLIQKLRKLRVKALPADMPQNVEVSLEKLEVGSLFRVRDLKGDKYVITNTPEDTIVSVAMSRALKQAETEAAKGKK; encoded by the coding sequence ATGAAAACAATCGCAATTAGCGGTTCTCCAAGAGAGAACGTAGGGAAACGCGATGCCAAGGAACTTCGTTACGAAGGTAAAGTTCCGGCGGTATTGTATGGTGGAAAAGAGCAACAACACTTAGCTGTAGTTATTGCTGATTTAAGAGATGTTATTTATACCCCGGAAGTTAACTTTGTGGAAATTGATGTAAACGGTACTAAAACTAAAGCTATTGTTAAAGATACTCAATATCACCCACTTACCGACGTATTAATGCACATCGATTTTCTTCAGTTATTCGACGAGAAAGAAATCGTTATGGAGATCCCGGTTAAATTAACAGGAACTTCTCCAGGTGTTAAAATGGGGGGTAAATTAATTCAGAAATTACGTAAACTACGTGTTAAAGCATTACCAGCTGATATGCCACAAAACGTAGAGGTAAGCTTAGAGAAATTAGAAGTTGGTAGCTTATTCCGTGTTCGTGACCTTAAAGGTGATAAATACGTAATCACTAACACTCCTGAAGATACTATCGTTTCTGTTGCAATGTCTAGAGCATTAAAACAAGCAGAAACTGAAGCGGCTAAAGGTAAAAAATAA
- the pth gene encoding aminoacyl-tRNA hydrolase: MKYLIVGLGNIGPDYAHTRHNIGFDIADELVKGLGGSFDNIRLAYYAEVGFKGKKLHVIKPTTFMNLSGKAVNYWMKELKIAPENVLVIVDDLALPLGKLRLKLQGSSAGHNGLKSIEEVCGGQNYARLRFGIGNDYPKGRQVDFVLGLFDKNEQLELPALIDKSVELIKSFVTVGPAHTMTAFNK; this comes from the coding sequence ATGAAATATCTTATAGTTGGCTTAGGAAATATCGGACCGGATTATGCGCACACCAGGCATAATATTGGCTTTGATATTGCCGATGAACTGGTTAAAGGTTTAGGTGGTAGCTTTGATAATATCCGTTTGGCCTATTATGCTGAAGTGGGCTTTAAAGGCAAAAAACTGCATGTAATTAAGCCTACTACTTTTATGAACCTGAGCGGTAAGGCCGTAAACTATTGGATGAAGGAACTGAAAATAGCACCAGAAAATGTACTCGTTATTGTTGATGACCTTGCATTGCCCCTGGGAAAGCTAAGATTAAAACTGCAAGGCTCTAGTGCCGGCCACAATGGTTTAAAAAGTATTGAAGAGGTTTGCGGTGGTCAAAACTATGCACGCCTTCGCTTTGGCATTGGTAATGATTATCCGAAAGGCAGACAAGTAGATTTCGTTTTGGGTTTGTTTGATAAAAATGAACAATTGGAGCTTCCTGCATTGATTGATAAAAGTGTAGAGTTGATTAAAAGTTTTGTTACGGTTGGGCCCGCTCATACCATGACGGCTTTTAATAAGTAG
- a CDS encoding tetratricopeptide repeat protein codes for MSTTDNQTIQPTKKGSFLQENNKSLLFIAGAVVLLVLIYLWYQGVYLKGRAEEAASKMYKAEQSVGVDSLSNRAVKGEGGYPGLEQIAKEYDNTKSANLANLYLGGIYLRKGEYKQAIESLNKYSATGSPVADPLALGLLGDAYSELKDYKQASTYYKKAADKASKFTSPMFLKKLGLVNENLKDFKGAVDAYTKVKTQYPESAEAQLIDAYIARAQEQVK; via the coding sequence ATGTCTACAACAGATAACCAGACAATTCAACCAACTAAAAAAGGTTCATTTTTACAAGAGAATAATAAAAGCTTACTGTTTATTGCAGGTGCTGTAGTTTTATTAGTTTTAATATATCTTTGGTATCAAGGCGTGTATTTAAAAGGTCGTGCTGAAGAAGCCGCCAGCAAAATGTACAAAGCAGAGCAATCTGTCGGAGTAGATTCATTGTCGAACAGAGCTGTTAAAGGTGAAGGTGGTTACCCAGGCTTGGAGCAGATTGCTAAAGAGTACGATAACACAAAATCGGCAAACTTAGCCAACCTTTATTTGGGCGGCATTTACTTACGTAAAGGCGAATATAAACAAGCTATAGAGTCATTGAACAAATATAGCGCTACCGGCAGCCCGGTTGCAGACCCATTGGCTTTAGGTTTATTAGGTGATGCCTATAGCGAGTTGAAAGACTACAAACAAGCTTCTACATATTATAAAAAAGCAGCAGATAAAGCAAGTAAATTTACTTCGCCAATGTTTTTAAAGAAATTAGGATTGGTTAACGAAAACCTGAAAGATTTTAAAGGTGCAGTTGATGCTTACACTAAAGTTAAAACTCAATATCCGGAGAGCGCAGAAGCACAATTAATTGATGCTTATATTGCAAGGGCTCAAGAACAAGTTAAATAA